One window of the Runella slithyformis DSM 19594 genome contains the following:
- a CDS encoding Gfo/Idh/MocA family protein: protein MRIAIVGTGFWARYQIPAWQELEGVEIVAAYNRTRSKAEEIAQRFSIPNVYDNIESLLLKEELDCIDIITDVDTHPVFTKMAAERGVNVICQKPMAASFALAQEMIHVCRKQGVKFFVHENFRWQAPIRALKKAINSGVIGEPFKAGVSFCSGFPVFDNQPFLAELEQFILTDIGSHVLDVCRFLFGEADNLRCMTRRVNPAIKGEDVANVLMEMQSGLHCFAEMSYASILEKESFPQTLVLVEGTKGSLHLTNDFVLKTTTRQGTLSEIIKPVLYDWLDPAYAVVHSSIVDCNRDILRGLQGEAAETTGDDNFETVKLVFAAYESARTGKVIHLKNFSEWLS, encoded by the coding sequence ATGAGAATAGCCATTGTCGGAACGGGGTTTTGGGCAAGGTACCAGATTCCTGCCTGGCAGGAGTTGGAAGGGGTGGAAATCGTGGCTGCTTATAATCGAACGCGGTCAAAAGCGGAAGAAATTGCTCAAAGATTCTCTATTCCAAACGTTTATGACAATATAGAATCCCTGCTTTTGAAGGAAGAATTGGATTGTATCGACATAATCACGGATGTAGATACGCACCCGGTTTTTACGAAAATGGCCGCCGAAAGAGGGGTAAATGTGATTTGTCAAAAACCCATGGCGGCATCTTTTGCCTTGGCTCAGGAAATGATACATGTCTGTCGGAAACAGGGGGTTAAGTTTTTTGTTCATGAAAATTTTCGCTGGCAGGCACCCATTAGAGCCCTCAAAAAAGCCATCAATTCGGGGGTGATCGGGGAGCCTTTCAAAGCCGGGGTTAGCTTTTGCTCCGGGTTTCCGGTGTTTGATAACCAGCCTTTTTTGGCTGAATTAGAGCAGTTTATCCTCACAGACATCGGCTCGCACGTGTTGGATGTGTGCCGATTTTTATTTGGCGAAGCAGATAATCTGCGTTGTATGACCCGAAGAGTCAATCCCGCCATCAAAGGGGAAGATGTGGCCAATGTGCTGATGGAAATGCAAAGCGGTCTGCATTGCTTTGCCGAAATGTCGTACGCGTCTATTTTGGAAAAAGAGTCCTTTCCCCAAACCTTGGTCTTAGTGGAAGGCACCAAAGGCTCGCTGCATTTGACCAATGATTTTGTCTTGAAAACCACAACGCGGCAAGGCACTTTGTCCGAAATCATTAAACCCGTTTTGTACGATTGGCTGGACCCTGCCTACGCCGTAGTGCATTCGAGCATTGTGGATTGTAACCGTGACATTCTCAGGGGACTACAGGGAGAAGCCGCTGAAACGACGGGCGATGATAATTTTGAAACGGTGAAATTGGTTTTTGCGGCGTATGAATCTGCGCGCACGGGAAAAGTGATTCACCTAAAAAATTTCAGTGAATGGCTCTCCTGA
- a CDS encoding sugar ABC transporter ATP-binding protein, translating into MALLTLQNISKTFPGVQALSDVSFPLEAGEVHAVCGENGAGKSTLMNILAGNLQPDSGGQIFIETKAVQIRDFNQARELGIAIVYQERSLVEMLSIAENIFANRHPKTKWGLIDYPQLYANTQALLQQLNLTHLSPKTRVETLSPAERQMVEIAKALSQNPRILILDEPTASITEQEINTLFSTIRQLKKQGIAVIYISHRMAEIFEIADRVTVLKDGRYQVTLFISETNSAQLIKLMVGRDLAKTVHESSTQAETLLEVKGLESALFEDINFYLKKGEIVALAGLVGAGRTEIARAIFGMDTITAGSVWLDGQLCSIHHPADAISYGIGYVPEDRKNQGLFLDMSVQENIVAGRFSGNEAISTQEQLQIATQFKEDLRIQTPAVSQKVRLLSGGNQQKCVLARWLHLNPKVLIVDEPTHGVDVGAKLEIYELLHKMALTGTSILLISSELPEVLALADRILVVYHGKIAGELSCSEATEERILALASGELNDE; encoded by the coding sequence ATGGCTCTCCTGACCCTACAAAATATCTCCAAAACCTTTCCGGGCGTACAGGCCCTGTCGGACGTTTCGTTTCCATTGGAAGCGGGGGAAGTTCATGCGGTTTGCGGTGAAAATGGGGCGGGCAAAAGTACCCTGATGAATATTCTGGCGGGGAATCTTCAACCCGATAGCGGAGGGCAAATTTTCATTGAGACTAAAGCCGTTCAAATCAGGGACTTCAATCAGGCGCGTGAGCTCGGTATTGCTATTGTGTATCAGGAGCGTTCGTTGGTTGAAATGCTGAGTATAGCTGAAAATATCTTTGCCAATCGGCACCCGAAAACCAAATGGGGATTGATTGATTATCCGCAATTGTACGCCAACACACAAGCCTTACTTCAACAACTCAATTTAACTCATTTGAGTCCGAAAACGCGGGTAGAAACTCTTTCCCCCGCGGAGCGGCAAATGGTGGAAATCGCGAAGGCCCTGTCTCAAAATCCTCGGATTCTTATTTTGGATGAACCTACGGCCAGTATCACCGAACAGGAAATTAATACCCTTTTTTCGACCATTCGTCAGCTCAAAAAACAAGGCATTGCGGTGATCTATATCTCGCATCGTATGGCTGAGATCTTTGAAATCGCCGACCGAGTCACGGTGCTGAAAGACGGAAGATACCAAGTTACCCTTTTTATTTCTGAAACCAATTCCGCCCAACTCATCAAGTTGATGGTTGGGCGTGATTTGGCTAAAACAGTCCATGAATCGTCAACGCAGGCTGAAACGTTGTTGGAAGTCAAAGGGCTGGAAAGTGCCTTATTTGAGGATATTAATTTTTACCTCAAAAAAGGCGAGATTGTTGCTTTGGCGGGCTTGGTAGGAGCGGGGCGAACGGAAATAGCAAGGGCCATTTTTGGAATGGATACCATAACCGCCGGAAGTGTGTGGCTCGACGGACAGTTGTGCAGCATCCATCACCCTGCCGACGCGATTTCTTATGGGATAGGATATGTACCGGAAGACCGAAAAAATCAGGGGCTTTTTTTGGACATGAGCGTTCAGGAGAATATTGTGGCGGGTAGGTTTTCGGGAAATGAAGCCATTTCAACCCAAGAACAGCTACAAATTGCAACTCAATTTAAAGAAGACCTGCGGATTCAAACACCTGCTGTTTCTCAAAAAGTCAGGCTGTTAAGCGGTGGAAATCAGCAGAAATGTGTCTTAGCCCGTTGGCTGCATCTGAATCCGAAAGTACTGATCGTGGACGAGCCTACTCACGGTGTAGATGTAGGAGCTAAACTTGAAATATACGAACTGTTACATAAAATGGCGTTGACGGGCACGAGTATTCTGCTGATTTCAAGCGAATTGCCTGAGGTATTGGCTTTGGCGGACAGAATTTTGGTGGTGTATCACGGAAAAATTGCCGGAGAATTGAGCTGTTCCGAAGCCACTGAAGAGCGGATTTTGGCCTTGGCCTCGGGCGAATTGAATGACGAATGA
- a CDS encoding ABC transporter permease/substrate-binding protein, with protein sequence MKYLQDRIFTLSVLIVLVCIGASMAFPQQFPTFENFSQILLNVSIETIVAVGMMVLMITGVFDLSVGSVVALSGGLAAYLMVNMGISMPVAVLAGVLASLAVGWVNGYFIAKVGINPLIQTLATMGMVRGLALMIAGAGIQNLPYEFIYIGQSKLLKIQSPVWWMLAVVLIFHLLTTRTVFFRRYYYIGGNEKAADLSGIRVRKMKHYAFILSALLAGIAGILIASRLGSAIASIGKGMELRVITAVILGGASLAGGQGRIVGALLGTVFMGIISNVMVLSRVSGYWQEIILGAILIVAIWFDIVLKGPLMQQRLRSKGGVLKKVLILFPLWVAGGWALSSCEGPPRDTTAAESTAVNEADYAMTEATADEEYVMVTAATSLPLFVTHDQAAFRAWGKARGVKVSIVGPTDWNVPAQIEAIEQVIATKPAGMLINGTDLGIANAINKAVEAGIPTVVYDSEIPSKRHCFLGSDWYQMGLKQGEAIVKLANGKKGKVACVGILGQSNQEEGFRGLQEALKKHPNLQFLGKFETHNSTEETARVTSDLISSYPDLVAIAGFTSETGPGIGLGIKEMNRVGKVIGTNVDAGPILLKLLKEGVLQLLVEQKRETFVWYGAQFLFDMVHNVNAFPKNYIQAGSHALPYSVNTGIIEINKDNVDNFIK encoded by the coding sequence ATGAAATACCTGCAAGACCGAATCTTTACCTTATCTGTGCTCATCGTATTGGTGTGCATAGGAGCGTCGATGGCCTTTCCCCAACAGTTTCCTACGTTTGAGAATTTCAGCCAAATCCTGCTCAATGTCTCCATTGAAACCATTGTGGCGGTGGGGATGATGGTGTTGATGATTACGGGCGTCTTTGATCTTTCGGTAGGTTCGGTCGTGGCCCTCTCGGGTGGTTTAGCAGCTTATTTGATGGTCAATATGGGTATCTCCATGCCGGTTGCGGTATTGGCAGGCGTATTGGCTTCGTTGGCCGTAGGCTGGGTCAATGGGTATTTTATCGCCAAGGTAGGGATCAATCCGTTGATTCAAACTTTGGCCACAATGGGCATGGTGCGAGGGCTGGCATTGATGATTGCGGGGGCCGGTATTCAAAATTTGCCGTATGAATTCATTTATATCGGTCAAAGTAAACTGCTGAAAATTCAGTCTCCCGTTTGGTGGATGTTGGCTGTTGTGTTGATTTTTCATTTGCTTACCACCCGCACCGTTTTCTTTCGCCGTTACTATTACATTGGCGGTAACGAAAAAGCGGCTGATTTATCGGGAATCCGAGTGCGCAAAATGAAGCATTACGCATTTATTCTATCCGCATTGTTGGCAGGAATCGCCGGGATTTTAATTGCTTCTCGGCTGGGTTCGGCCATTGCTTCCATTGGGAAAGGCATGGAGCTACGGGTCATTACGGCCGTGATCTTGGGCGGAGCCAGTTTGGCGGGAGGCCAGGGTCGAATTGTCGGAGCCTTGTTGGGGACGGTATTTATGGGTATTATTTCCAACGTTATGGTGCTCTCCAGAGTGTCGGGGTATTGGCAGGAAATCATTTTGGGGGCGATCCTGATTGTAGCCATTTGGTTTGATATAGTGCTCAAAGGACCCCTAATGCAGCAACGGCTGCGGTCAAAAGGGGGAGTACTGAAGAAAGTATTGATTTTGTTTCCCCTATGGGTAGCAGGGGGCTGGGCATTATCGTCCTGCGAAGGCCCGCCCCGTGATACAACGGCTGCTGAAAGCACTGCCGTCAATGAAGCTGATTATGCCATGACCGAAGCCACTGCCGACGAAGAATACGTTATGGTGACTGCGGCGACGAGTTTGCCGTTGTTTGTTACTCACGACCAAGCGGCGTTCAGAGCATGGGGGAAAGCACGAGGCGTGAAAGTAAGCATTGTGGGGCCTACCGACTGGAACGTGCCGGCACAAATTGAGGCCATAGAGCAGGTGATTGCCACAAAGCCGGCCGGAATGCTCATCAACGGCACCGATTTGGGTATCGCCAATGCCATCAATAAAGCCGTTGAAGCGGGTATCCCGACCGTCGTGTATGATTCGGAAATACCGAGCAAACGGCATTGTTTTTTGGGCTCGGATTGGTATCAAATGGGGTTGAAACAGGGCGAAGCGATTGTGAAATTGGCGAATGGAAAAAAAGGGAAAGTAGCCTGTGTGGGCATATTGGGTCAGAGCAATCAGGAAGAAGGTTTCAGGGGGTTGCAGGAGGCGTTGAAAAAACACCCGAATCTGCAATTTTTAGGCAAATTTGAAACCCATAATTCGACGGAAGAAACGGCGCGCGTTACCTCCGATTTGATAAGCAGTTATCCGGATTTGGTTGCTATTGCCGGTTTTACCTCTGAAACAGGCCCGGGGATTGGGTTAGGAATTAAGGAAATGAACCGCGTCGGCAAGGTTATCGGTACCAATGTAGATGCCGGACCAATATTGCTTAAATTGTTGAAAGAAGGCGTATTACAATTGTTAGTGGAACAAAAACGGGAAACGTTTGTGTGGTACGGAGCCCAATTTTTATTCGATATGGTTCACAACGTCAATGCCTTTCCAAAAAACTACATTCAGGCAGGAAGCCACGCGCTGCCGTACTCGGTCAATACGGGTATTATCGAAATCAATAAAGATAATGTAGATAACTTCATCAAATAA